The genomic window TGGGTGACTCGTGCGTTAAGTTGGAGAACAGGCTTGAGGTTGATCGTGTTTTGTAAATGTGGTGCTGGGTAGAGTCCATAAACAGCTAGACCAACACGTACTAGGTCGTAGTGTAATTTTGAGTCTGCGAGGGTGGCGGCTGAGTTTGCCAGGTGCAAGCTAGGAATTTTGATACCTAAAGCTTTGATTTGAGCGATCGCTTCCTCAAATCTTTGATGCTGTTGTTGCATAATTGCTGGATCTGGGTTGTCGGCTGTAGCCAAGTGGGAGTAAATACTGGCAATATGAAGATGAGGTAGCCGGTCTACTAACTGTACAAATTCCCCTGCTTCTTGCCAGTTAGTACCTAATCTAGACATTCCTGTATCTAGCTTGATATGTACAGGAAGAGGCGAATTGTATTGAATAGTTTCTAACACGTTAGAAACTATTAAAGCTTGTTTGGGAGAGCCTATTGTGGGCTGGAGTTGCCATTGAGCGATCGCATGAATTTGTTCTCGTGTGTGGGTTGCACCTAAAATCAAAATTGGTGCTTTAATACCGCTTTCTCTGAGTTGAATCCCTTCAGGAACTGTAGCAACTCCCAACCAACTTGCACCTGCTTGTAATACTATTTGAGCAACTGAAACTGCACCATGACCATAAGCATCTGCTTTGACTACTGCCATCAATTGGGTATCTGGTGATAAACATTGCTTGATTTGCTGTACATTATGTGTCAATGCGTTTAGGTCAATTTCCACCCAAGCACGTTGCGAAAACCAGGCGTAAGTGTCGCACTGTTGATAAGCAGCAATGCTTACAGCTTGTTTGCGACTTAACATTTCTCCTCCCTCCTATCACACCACTGTTCAATTACTTTGCTCTGTTATTAGTTTGTATTTTCAATACTGTTAGGTATATCAGAGTTAATCTGAAAGTTTAACCTTGATTACGGAATAATTACAATATAGCTAGCTCTACCTTTAGGTGTAAGTAATATTTCACTGTACGCCATAAAAATATCTACTGAAGTAGTTCATGGGGAATAGGACATGAAAAAGTGATGCTCACTATCCTATTTCCTATAATCAGTCCCCCGCCACAAATCTTGATTGCGTGAGGATTTCAGCAACTATAGGTTCTTATCTGTATAATTTTTGAAATTATTGCGGAAGTATAATTTATTCTCATCTCCCAATAAGCGGAGATTCGTGTTAATATATGTAAAACTAATACCTTGAGCTTTAATCAATGGGTAAGGTTTTAGTCCTAAACGCCTCTTACGAACCGCTCAATATAACCAGCTGGCGTCGTGCTGTGGTTCTGTTAATTAAAGGCAAAGCAGAACGTGTTGAACACAACGGTAGATTTCTTTATGCAGATTTTCCGTTGCCAACCGTGATTAGGTTGCGCCATTATGTGCGCGTCCCTTACAAGGAAATTCCACTTACTCGCCGAAATATATTGCATCGTGATGGACATAGTTGTCAATACTGTGGCTATACAGGCGATGAGTTGACATTAGACCATGTAATACCGCGATCGCGTGGTGGTGGGGACAGTTGGGAAAACATTGTTACAGCTTGTGTCCGTTGCAATGTGAAAAAGGGTAGTCGTACTCCCCAAGAAGCTCATATGTTGCTGCGCCATCCACCTCGGCAACCTTATAGTAGTCTCTATTTTGAGGTTAGCAAGCATCTTAAGAGTGGACTGCATCAAGAGTGGCAAAAATATGTTATAGGACTTTGACATCAACACGCTAATCATTAGTACCCGGTAGCTCGATTGTCACTTAATCCGGGTACTAGATTCGTGTG from Nostoc sp. UHCC 0870 includes these protein-coding regions:
- a CDS encoding HNH endonuclease, with the translated sequence MGKVLVLNASYEPLNITSWRRAVVLLIKGKAERVEHNGRFLYADFPLPTVIRLRHYVRVPYKEIPLTRRNILHRDGHSCQYCGYTGDELTLDHVIPRSRGGGDSWENIVTACVRCNVKKGSRTPQEAHMLLRHPPRQPYSSLYFEVSKHLKSGLHQEWQKYVIGL
- the alr gene encoding alanine racemase; its protein translation is MLSRKQAVSIAAYQQCDTYAWFSQRAWVEIDLNALTHNVQQIKQCLSPDTQLMAVVKADAYGHGAVSVAQIVLQAGASWLGVATVPEGIQLRESGIKAPILILGATHTREQIHAIAQWQLQPTIGSPKQALIVSNVLETIQYNSPLPVHIKLDTGMSRLGTNWQEAGEFVQLVDRLPHLHIASIYSHLATADNPDPAIMQQQHQRFEEAIAQIKALGIKIPSLHLANSAATLADSKLHYDLVRVGLAVYGLYPAPHLQNTINLKPVLQLNARVTHIKTIAAGTGVSYGHQFIAPNEMRLAVVGIGYADGVPRNLTNKLQVLIRGQRVPQIGTITMDQLMIDVTTIPDVQEGEVVTLLGEQGDQKITADDWAEELKTISWEILCGFKHRLPRVGVI